One window of Bacillota bacterium genomic DNA carries:
- a CDS encoding sigma 54-interacting transcriptional regulator, with amino-acid sequence MASSGKPFPPAVALVAFRQRTSQVIGEQIRRLAGDRVPIDCFSFQKGLPHLGGYPLVLVSSVELTSDVARQVARGTDILVVRRTIRRDSWERLMALPPGTRAMVVNEDQLSAAETVALLYELGAKHLELVPVYPGMHEPPHLDLAITPGEPQLVPPGVRILDIGDRVVDGTTVVDILTKFGLFDEAANRLVSNHMSRTIPRSPGLWATLGRLADMRTQLEHVLSLVRDGVVAFDREGRVTLLNRRAEQIMGRKAISVLGTPVAEVIPEVDVGDVLGQGVHVEDVVVRHTGKNLVVSKAPLEREGRVLGGVITLREASEIEQLETRLRAELRSKGHVARYTFSDIEGESPAIRAVVRQAQRMAAGSGAVLILGESGTGKELLAHAIHNASPRRNFPFLAVNCAALPESLLESELFGYEEGAFTGARRGGKPGFFEEAHRGTIFLDEIGDMPPQLQARLLRVLQQKEIVRVGGTRVIPVDVRVIAASNRDLRQLVAQGLFRSDLYYRLNVLPLYVPPLRERKADIAPLVEYFLRTHKAATKIAREIMDAFQRYDWPGNVRELENCIEYLVNVVEGDPSARDLPEPIKAAVLGTPTATALQGDPRVIKVLGLLGEAESSGRRLGRRTLAQSGLGLSEHELRLLLKQLERAGLVSIGRGRNGTRLTSAGRELLASASLPS; translated from the coding sequence ATGGCTTCATCGGGTAAGCCGTTCCCACCTGCGGTGGCGCTGGTGGCTTTCCGGCAGCGCACCAGCCAGGTCATCGGGGAACAGATCAGACGCCTCGCCGGCGACCGGGTGCCCATCGATTGCTTCTCTTTCCAGAAGGGACTGCCCCACCTGGGGGGCTACCCCCTGGTCCTGGTGTCCTCGGTGGAGTTGACCAGCGACGTGGCCAGGCAGGTGGCTCGGGGGACGGACATCCTGGTGGTGAGGCGCACCATCCGCCGGGATTCGTGGGAACGGCTCATGGCCCTCCCCCCGGGCACCAGGGCCATGGTGGTGAACGAGGACCAGTTGTCGGCGGCGGAGACCGTCGCCCTCCTGTACGAGCTAGGGGCCAAGCACCTGGAACTGGTGCCGGTGTACCCCGGGATGCACGAGCCTCCCCACCTGGACCTGGCCATCACGCCGGGCGAGCCTCAACTCGTCCCGCCGGGGGTGAGGATCCTGGACATCGGCGACCGGGTGGTGGACGGGACCACTGTAGTGGACATCCTCACCAAGTTCGGGCTGTTCGATGAAGCAGCCAACAGGCTGGTCTCGAACCACATGTCCCGGACCATCCCCCGCAGTCCCGGCCTCTGGGCCACACTGGGACGGCTGGCCGACATGCGCACCCAGCTCGAGCACGTGTTGAGCCTGGTGCGGGACGGGGTGGTGGCGTTTGACCGGGAGGGTAGGGTCACACTATTAAACCGGCGGGCGGAGCAGATCATGGGTCGAAAGGCCATCTCCGTCCTGGGAACCCCCGTGGCCGAGGTGATACCGGAGGTCGACGTCGGCGACGTGCTCGGGCAGGGGGTACACGTCGAGGATGTGGTCGTCCGCCACACGGGCAAGAACCTGGTGGTGAGCAAGGCGCCGCTCGAGAGGGAGGGTCGGGTGCTGGGCGGTGTCATCACCCTGCGCGAGGCCAGCGAGATCGAGCAGCTAGAAACGCGACTGCGCGCCGAGTTGCGGTCGAAGGGCCACGTGGCCCGGTACACGTTTTCTGACATCGAGGGGGAAAGCCCGGCCATCCGCGCGGTGGTGAGGCAGGCCCAAAGGATGGCCGCCGGGTCGGGGGCCGTGCTCATCCTGGGGGAAAGCGGCACGGGCAAGGAATTGCTGGCCCATGCCATCCACAACGCCTCGCCCCGGCGCAATTTTCCCTTCCTGGCCGTCAACTGCGCGGCCCTGCCGGAGTCTCTGCTCGAAAGCGAGCTGTTCGGGTATGAGGAAGGCGCCTTCACGGGGGCGCGGCGCGGAGGTAAACCCGGGTTCTTCGAGGAGGCCCACCGGGGCACCATATTCCTGGACGAGATCGGAGACATGCCGCCCCAGTTGCAGGCCCGCCTGCTGCGGGTGCTGCAGCAAAAGGAGATAGTGCGCGTTGGGGGGACCCGCGTTATACCCGTGGATGTGCGGGTAATCGCCGCCAGTAACCGGGACCTCCGCCAGCTGGTGGCACAGGGCCTCTTCCGCTCCGACCTTTACTACCGTCTTAACGTACTGCCCCTGTACGTGCCGCCCCTGAGGGAAAGAAAAGCGGACATCGCTCCTCTGGTAGAGTACTTCCTGCGGACCCACAAGGCGGCCACGAAGATCGCCCGCGAAATCATGGACGCTTTCCAGCGTTACGACTGGCCGGGCAACGTCCGGGAACTGGAGAACTGCATCGAATACCTGGTCAACGTGGTGGAAGGCGATCCCTCCGCCAGAGATTTGCCCGAACCCATCAAAGCCGCCGTGCTCGGCACCCCGACGGCGACTGCCTTGCAGGGCGATCCGCGGGTGATAAAGGTGCTCGGTCTCCTCGGCGAAGCCGAAAGCAGCGGTCGCCGGCTGGGCCGGCGCACCCTGGCCCAGTCGGGGCTGGGCCTCAGCGAGCACGAACTCCGGCTCCTCCTGAAGCAGCTGGAGAGAGCGGGCCTGGTCAGCATCGGGCGCGGGCGCAATGGGACGCGCCTCACGTCTGCGGGGAGAGAATTGTTGGCCTCTGCGTCATTGCCGTCATAG
- a CDS encoding polysaccharide deacetylase family protein produces the protein MRRLRFWTGKLTLPVWLTITALAAGGLGLLSRPCFLASAQPQHARCLVYHHLVPERFLNPARKLNGAILPAEDFAAHMQYLASHGYHVITLTRFENMLDRKQAIPPRTVMITFDDGYESVYRYAFPVLKKYRFPATVFLITSLVGKSPPDPDPAAVTYLTWSQIRAMYQSGLVDFESHTHDMHRYLPGRPFPAPALVRSPPAQVLADLEASRRAIFAHLGYLPTALAYPYGAYTAETARLAHQAGFRLGFATRPGPSLPPDLQRYALPRVLVFPHTPWFAWRHFVLGEPLPIALLLFGPGKLPELGRILPGAGCSVDSVTSRRKEVRSRWIGRKKPRGSG, from the coding sequence ATGCGCCGGCTACGGTTCTGGACAGGAAAGCTCACCCTCCCTGTCTGGCTCACGATCACCGCCCTGGCCGCGGGGGGCCTGGGCCTCCTCTCCCGCCCTTGTTTCCTGGCATCGGCTCAGCCGCAGCACGCCCGCTGCCTGGTCTACCACCACCTGGTGCCCGAGCGGTTCCTTAACCCGGCCCGAAAACTCAACGGAGCTATCCTCCCCGCGGAAGACTTCGCCGCCCACATGCAGTACCTCGCCTCCCACGGGTACCACGTCATAACCCTCACCCGGTTCGAGAACATGCTCGACCGCAAGCAGGCCATCCCGCCCAGGACGGTGATGATCACCTTCGACGACGGCTACGAGAGCGTCTACCGCTACGCCTTCCCCGTCCTCAAAAAGTACCGGTTCCCCGCCACCGTCTTCCTCATCACCTCGCTGGTGGGCAAGAGCCCGCCTGATCCCGACCCGGCCGCCGTCACCTACCTCACCTGGTCCCAGATCCGTGCCATGTACCAAAGCGGCCTGGTCGACTTCGAAAGCCACACCCACGACATGCACCGCTACCTGCCAGGGCGCCCCTTCCCCGCCCCCGCCCTGGTCCGCTCACCCCCTGCACAGGTGCTCGCCGACCTGGAGGCTTCCCGACGCGCCATCTTCGCACACCTGGGCTACCTCCCCACCGCGCTGGCCTACCCCTACGGCGCATATACCGCCGAGACCGCCCGCCTGGCGCATCAGGCGGGGTTCCGCCTGGGGTTCGCCACCCGGCCCGGCCCCAGCCTGCCACCCGACCTCCAACGCTACGCCCTGCCCAGGGTCCTGGTCTTCCCCCACACCCCCTGGTTCGCCTGGAGGCACTTCGTGCTGGGGGAACCGCTGCCCATCGCCCTGCTGCTCTTCGGGCCGGGCAAACTCCCCGAGCTCGGCCGAATCCTACCTGGGGCAGGCTGCTCGGTGGACAGCGTGACGTCGCGCCGGAAGGAGGTACGATCTCGGTGGATCGGCAGGAAGAAGCCGCGGGGATCAGGGTGA
- a CDS encoding aspartate aminotransferase family protein → MLEPPGEVSRALIAREERAVGTAIKIRFFPLVVDRARGARLWDVDGREYLDFTAGWAVANTGYGHPRVVEAVKAKLDKITFASFTSVVTEPSVRLAERLCRLVPGRFQKRCWFGLSGSDANDCIAKMLPLATGRPRLLSFVGAYHGQTGGSLSLSGHSAQARFPGSGAVVKVPYPYCYRCPFGKEHPGCGLFCLRFIEDYVFKTICPPGDTAAVVVEAIQSDGGDVVPPDDFLPALAELCQRCDIRLVTDEVKVGFGRTGRMFAFEHSGVVPDAVTMAKPIASGFPLSAVVARKEILDAGVATHLFTTGGHPVGCAAALATIDIIEQERLAENAARVGARLKSSLEDLQSRCPLIGDVRGKGLIIGVELVRDLVTREPATRETAKVVYRCFELGLVVFYVGIHSNVIEITPPLTLTADEADQGVRLLARALDDVIAGRVPDEKVARYAGW, encoded by the coding sequence ATGCTCGAGCCACCAGGTGAAGTCAGCCGCGCACTCATCGCCCGGGAAGAACGGGCAGTAGGCACGGCGATTAAGATAAGGTTCTTCCCGCTGGTCGTGGATCGCGCCCGCGGCGCCCGTCTGTGGGACGTGGACGGCCGTGAGTACCTGGACTTCACTGCCGGGTGGGCAGTGGCGAACACGGGATACGGTCACCCCAGGGTGGTGGAGGCGGTCAAGGCCAAACTGGATAAGATTACATTCGCCTCTTTTACCAGCGTGGTGACGGAACCCAGCGTCCGGCTGGCCGAGAGACTGTGTCGCCTGGTGCCGGGGAGGTTCCAAAAGCGATGCTGGTTCGGCCTGTCGGGATCCGATGCCAACGATTGCATCGCCAAGATGCTGCCGCTGGCCACCGGGCGTCCCCGGCTCCTGTCCTTCGTGGGAGCGTACCACGGCCAGACCGGAGGCTCGCTTTCCCTGTCGGGTCACAGCGCCCAGGCCCGGTTCCCGGGGTCGGGGGCCGTGGTCAAGGTTCCCTACCCGTACTGTTACCGCTGCCCCTTCGGCAAGGAACATCCGGGATGCGGCCTCTTCTGCCTGCGCTTCATAGAAGATTACGTGTTCAAGACGATCTGCCCACCCGGCGACACCGCCGCCGTGGTGGTGGAAGCCATTCAGAGCGACGGTGGCGACGTGGTACCGCCCGACGACTTCCTCCCCGCCCTGGCCGAATTATGCCAACGCTGCGACATCCGCCTCGTCACGGACGAGGTGAAAGTGGGTTTCGGCCGCACGGGGCGCATGTTCGCCTTTGAACACTCCGGCGTGGTCCCGGACGCCGTGACCATGGCCAAGCCCATCGCCTCGGGATTCCCCCTCAGCGCCGTTGTGGCGAGAAAGGAAATCCTGGACGCGGGCGTGGCTACCCACCTTTTCACCACCGGTGGGCACCCGGTGGGATGCGCCGCCGCCCTCGCCACAATAGATATCATCGAGCAGGAGAGGCTGGCCGAGAACGCTGCCCGGGTGGGTGCCCGGCTCAAGTCCTCCCTGGAAGACCTGCAGTCCCGCTGCCCACTGATCGGCGACGTGCGGGGGAAGGGACTCATCATCGGCGTCGAACTGGTGCGGGACCTGGTTACCAGAGAGCCGGCAACGCGCGAGACCGCCAAGGTGGTGTACCGGTGCTTCGAGCTGGGCCTCGTGGTCTTTTACGTGGGCATCCATTCCAATGTAATCGAGATCACGCCACCGCTCACCCTCACCGCGGATGAGGCAGACCAGGGCGTGCGCCTGCTGGCGCGCGCCCTGGACGATGTGATTGCTGGCCGGGTACCCGATGAGAAGGTAGCCAGGTACGCTGGCTGGTGA
- a CDS encoding glutamine synthetase family protein produces MTKDEILRSVRENDVLLVRFLYVDCDGVTRGYTCHRDRLEGDMESGHAFAACMPTFSALDTLVPGTRYGCVGEIRAVPDPATFHILPYARLQAAMICDFVTTDHRPLEVCPRTALKRVLADVEYEVRAAFENEFYLMHRRDQGYVPFDSSVCFATAGMKSAEPIVLDLVDALSAVGLVVEKYYPEYGPGQQEVIIRYDTGLKAADNQVIFKETIRGVAANHGVIASFMPKPFPGLAGSGSHLHISLWKDGRNVFYDGNDPLGISQLARHFIGGVLHHLPALLPFTAACVTSYKRIVPHNWASAYTCYGPDNREAAVRIVSAQKGREAETTNLEFKPIDGSANPYLALAAVVAAGMDGVRGKLDPGEPALTDPHDLPAEERQRRGIRRLPRNLGEAVDNLEASTFLRDVFGPVMHDEYVMLKRFQWEEYHRQVSEWEVKHFAELF; encoded by the coding sequence TTGACAAAAGACGAAATCTTACGCTCGGTTAGGGAGAACGATGTGCTCCTCGTGCGCTTCCTTTATGTGGACTGCGATGGTGTCACTCGGGGATACACGTGTCACCGGGATCGCCTCGAAGGTGACATGGAGTCGGGGCACGCTTTCGCAGCGTGCATGCCCACTTTCAGCGCTCTGGACACCCTGGTACCCGGGACCAGGTACGGCTGTGTGGGCGAGATCCGGGCGGTGCCGGACCCGGCCACCTTCCACATCCTGCCCTACGCCCGGCTCCAGGCGGCCATGATATGCGATTTCGTCACCACAGACCACCGGCCCCTCGAGGTGTGCCCGCGCACCGCCCTCAAGAGAGTCCTGGCGGACGTGGAGTACGAGGTCAGGGCGGCATTCGAGAATGAGTTTTACCTGATGCACCGTCGCGACCAGGGGTACGTCCCCTTCGACAGCAGCGTGTGCTTCGCCACCGCGGGGATGAAAAGTGCAGAACCAATAGTCCTCGACCTGGTAGATGCCCTTTCCGCCGTTGGCCTGGTGGTTGAGAAGTATTACCCGGAGTACGGGCCGGGCCAGCAGGAAGTGATAATCAGGTACGACACGGGGCTGAAGGCCGCCGACAACCAGGTGATCTTCAAAGAGACGATCAGGGGCGTGGCGGCCAACCACGGCGTCATCGCGTCTTTTATGCCCAAGCCCTTCCCCGGCCTGGCCGGGAGCGGGTCCCACCTGCACATCAGTCTCTGGAAGGACGGGCGGAACGTCTTTTACGACGGCAATGATCCCCTCGGCATCTCGCAGCTGGCCCGCCATTTCATAGGGGGTGTGCTGCACCACCTGCCCGCCTTGCTCCCCTTCACCGCCGCGTGCGTCACATCGTACAAGCGCATCGTACCGCACAACTGGGCCTCCGCCTACACCTGCTACGGACCCGACAACCGGGAAGCAGCGGTGCGGATCGTGTCTGCGCAGAAAGGACGGGAGGCGGAAACCACCAACCTGGAGTTCAAACCCATCGACGGCTCCGCCAACCCGTACCTGGCCCTGGCGGCGGTGGTGGCAGCAGGCATGGACGGGGTGAGGGGGAAGCTCGACCCCGGCGAACCGGCGCTCACCGACCCTCACGACCTGCCGGCTGAGGAGCGCCAGCGTCGCGGCATCCGGCGGCTGCCACGCAACCTGGGTGAAGCCGTCGACAACCTGGAGGCGAGCACCTTCCTCCGGGACGTTTTCGGCCCCGTCATGCACGACGAGTACGTGATGCTCAAACGGTTCCAGTGGGAGGAGTACCACCGGCAGGTTTCCGAGTGGGAAGTCAAACACTTCGCGGAACTCTTCTGA
- a CDS encoding amidohydrolase family protein: MNSLIESSYPVIDAHCHPCPQPGPHSWADFCRSYSLTVPRPGQKPRAAKGIMEEHMLLQLARLFRCEPDPDTVMAERGRRLGDPGDYTRLLMQDAGIGGMVVDFGYPQPPLSPAYWREMTGVQVAEIFRIEPLIQKLLGECSDFASFRTRYLEGLAAALSRPDCAGLKSIIAYRTGLAVAICGEDDARRSFARRVGVPQELKPLRDWCLLQAMEMCQQYGKPMTIHTGAGDSEIKLDVARPELLYDVLTTDPYHEVPVVLVHAGYPWCRQAAFMVRVLDNVYLDTSLVSPYAGAGVRLFLEEILHLAPAEKVMHGSDGFAVPEVAWLGAILTRRALAAFWSDMVDEGFVRAAFAQFALRSILTDNARRVFRCSSHQVKSAAHSSPGKNGQ; this comes from the coding sequence GTGAACTCGCTGATCGAGAGTTCCTATCCGGTGATCGACGCCCACTGCCACCCGTGCCCGCAACCCGGACCGCACAGCTGGGCCGACTTTTGCCGCTCATACAGCCTCACCGTGCCCCGCCCGGGCCAGAAGCCGCGGGCAGCTAAGGGGATCATGGAAGAGCACATGTTGTTGCAGCTGGCACGCCTGTTCCGGTGCGAGCCAGACCCCGACACCGTGATGGCCGAGCGCGGGCGGCGCCTGGGCGACCCGGGTGACTACACCCGGCTCCTGATGCAGGATGCCGGCATCGGGGGCATGGTGGTTGACTTCGGCTACCCACAACCCCCACTCTCTCCCGCCTACTGGCGGGAAATGACCGGGGTCCAGGTGGCGGAGATCTTCCGCATCGAACCCCTCATCCAGAAGCTGCTGGGAGAGTGCTCCGACTTTGCGTCCTTCCGCACGCGCTACCTGGAAGGGCTGGCCGCTGCACTCTCCCGACCCGACTGCGCGGGCCTCAAGTCCATAATCGCCTACCGCACTGGCTTGGCCGTTGCCATCTGCGGGGAGGACGACGCCCGCCGGTCCTTCGCCCGCCGGGTTGGCGTTCCCCAGGAACTCAAGCCCCTGCGCGACTGGTGCCTGCTCCAGGCCATGGAAATGTGCCAGCAGTACGGCAAGCCAATGACCATCCATACGGGAGCCGGGGATTCGGAGATCAAGCTGGACGTGGCACGACCCGAGCTCCTGTACGACGTCCTCACCACCGACCCCTACCATGAGGTCCCCGTGGTCCTCGTCCACGCCGGTTACCCCTGGTGCCGCCAGGCAGCTTTCATGGTCAGGGTTCTCGATAACGTATACCTGGACACCTCTCTTGTATCCCCCTATGCGGGGGCGGGGGTCAGGCTCTTCCTCGAGGAAATCCTGCACCTGGCGCCTGCAGAAAAGGTCATGCACGGCTCCGACGGCTTTGCCGTACCCGAGGTGGCATGGCTGGGGGCCATCCTCACCCGGCGGGCCCTGGCGGCCTTCTGGAGCGATATGGTGGATGAAGGCTTCGTGCGGGCGGCCTTCGCCCAATTCGCCTTGCGCAGCATCCTTACGGACAACGCCAGGAGGGTGTTCCGATGCTCGAGCCACCAGGTGAAGTCAGCCGCGCACTCATCGCCCGGGAAGAACGGGCAGTAG
- a CDS encoding M20 family metallopeptidase, producing the protein MLSQTFIEEAMDMVDHLTDWRRDFHRHPELGLDCHRTAGKVVEHLRVLGWEVSQGWARTGVSAVLRPTGGGAVPAVGLRVDMDALPIQEATGAPYASATPGAAHACGHDGHVAIGLGVAEILSRHRTHLLSPVKLIFQPGEEHPGGAKLMIQQGVLLDPPVGAMLGFHLYPELPNEHFGVRYGVMTAGSTDFTVLLRGKSGHAAYPHLAVDPVPALASFVDAVLALNSRSHNPLTPLVITFGRISGGSAPNVVPGEMRLEGTMRALSDDVMAFALRRMREILAGLRFSHGVEGELTEGENEPPLVCDERITAFAEEHLAEMWGAGRVRRLAEPSMGSEDFSRFAQAVPSTYVRIGTRDEDKGFVHPLHHPAFDFDEGVLPLAAASLSYLLLTWTGR; encoded by the coding sequence TTGCTGTCGCAGACATTTATCGAGGAAGCAATGGACATGGTAGACCACCTCACCGACTGGCGCCGCGATTTCCATCGCCACCCCGAACTGGGGCTGGATTGCCACCGCACTGCCGGGAAGGTGGTCGAACACCTGCGGGTTCTGGGCTGGGAGGTCAGCCAGGGATGGGCACGCACGGGCGTCAGCGCGGTACTGCGGCCGACAGGGGGCGGTGCCGTCCCGGCAGTCGGGTTGCGGGTGGACATGGACGCGTTGCCGATCCAGGAGGCCACTGGCGCCCCTTACGCATCAGCCACTCCCGGGGCGGCCCATGCCTGTGGTCACGACGGGCACGTGGCCATCGGTTTGGGCGTGGCAGAAATCCTTTCCCGTCACCGGACCCACCTGCTCTCCCCCGTCAAACTGATATTTCAGCCGGGAGAGGAGCACCCCGGCGGGGCGAAGCTGATGATCCAGCAGGGGGTACTCCTGGATCCCCCCGTGGGCGCCATGCTGGGTTTTCATCTCTATCCCGAACTCCCCAACGAGCATTTCGGCGTCAGGTACGGCGTAATGACCGCCGGGAGCACCGATTTCACGGTCCTGCTCCGGGGCAAGAGCGGGCATGCCGCTTACCCTCACCTCGCCGTAGATCCGGTCCCCGCCCTCGCCTCCTTCGTGGACGCGGTCTTGGCACTCAACTCGCGCTCCCATAACCCCCTCACGCCACTGGTGATCACCTTCGGGCGCATCAGCGGGGGATCCGCCCCCAACGTGGTCCCCGGGGAGATGCGCCTGGAAGGGACGATGCGAGCCCTGTCCGATGACGTGATGGCATTTGCTCTGCGGCGCATGCGCGAGATCCTGGCCGGGCTGCGCTTTTCCCACGGCGTGGAAGGGGAACTCACCGAGGGCGAGAATGAACCGCCCCTGGTGTGCGACGAAAGGATAACCGCCTTCGCCGAAGAACATCTCGCCGAGATGTGGGGTGCCGGACGGGTGAGGCGATTGGCTGAGCCGTCCATGGGCTCCGAAGACTTCTCCCGCTTTGCTCAAGCGGTACCCTCCACTTACGTGAGGATCGGCACCAGGGATGAAGACAAGGGGTTCGTCCACCCCCTCCACCACCCGGCCTTCGATTTCGACGAGGGGGTCTTGCCGCTGGCCGCAGCCAGCCTATCCTATCTCCTTCTCACCTGGACGGGGAGGTGA
- a CDS encoding amino acid permease has product MSKRAEVLEVEPLRNLGFWEIWAIGVGAVVGDGIFLLIGQGIATAGPGSLFSYLLAGVFLACLMIALGELAVGMPRAGAMSVWVQRFMGDWWGFLSGFAFALGWVIAGGSVGLAIGRITTWFFPQLDQQLWTIIFGVGWLTLFALFNIAGVGLSGKVQLWMTVALVALMTAFALFGARSVNPANFSPWFPTGFSGFLAAVPLGTYAYMGAVTLATAGSECRKPIDLPRGLVWSSITFLVLYTAAHLVALGIVPWTEVTMEQSPFTKAAGVAFGYAGAFVINLAAWLAAATCLHMGTLYSTSRVFWEQAHQGYLPAFFGYLHPRTRTPVWGIIFIWAVSVLLILLGVRNPDLIYVHLSLQLVLAWLVSWFLAVVGAMLFRSRFPQEIQKLPWRQPLYPLLPIVGIAGMAVVLWGTFVGAPQALLWGLAWIVGLWVYFRLYVRGRKSYRVTPPQGGAAA; this is encoded by the coding sequence ATGTCCAAGAGAGCCGAAGTCCTCGAAGTCGAGCCTTTACGGAACCTGGGTTTCTGGGAGATATGGGCCATCGGAGTGGGGGCGGTGGTGGGCGACGGCATCTTCCTGCTGATTGGCCAGGGTATCGCCACCGCCGGACCGGGATCGCTGTTTTCGTACCTTCTGGCAGGGGTATTCCTCGCCTGCCTCATGATAGCCCTGGGTGAACTGGCCGTGGGCATGCCCAGGGCCGGTGCCATGTCAGTGTGGGTGCAGCGTTTCATGGGCGACTGGTGGGGTTTCCTGTCCGGGTTCGCCTTCGCCCTGGGCTGGGTGATAGCCGGGGGAAGCGTGGGCCTCGCCATCGGTCGCATCACCACCTGGTTCTTCCCCCAACTGGATCAGCAGCTCTGGACCATCATCTTCGGAGTGGGCTGGCTGACCCTGTTTGCGCTCTTCAACATCGCCGGCGTGGGGCTGTCGGGGAAGGTACAGCTCTGGATGACCGTGGCACTGGTGGCGCTCATGACTGCCTTTGCCCTGTTCGGGGCGCGCAGCGTCAATCCCGCCAACTTCTCCCCCTGGTTCCCCACCGGCTTCTCCGGTTTCCTGGCCGCCGTCCCCCTGGGGACTTACGCCTACATGGGTGCCGTCACCCTGGCCACCGCCGGGAGCGAGTGCCGAAAGCCCATCGACCTCCCGCGGGGGCTCGTCTGGTCGAGCATAACCTTCCTCGTGCTCTACACCGCCGCCCATCTGGTCGCCCTCGGCATCGTCCCCTGGACGGAGGTAACCATGGAGCAATCACCCTTCACCAAGGCCGCGGGCGTGGCATTCGGATACGCCGGCGCCTTCGTGATTAACCTGGCGGCCTGGCTGGCGGCAGCCACCTGCCTGCACATGGGAACCCTCTACTCCACCTCCCGGGTCTTCTGGGAGCAAGCACATCAGGGCTACCTGCCTGCCTTTTTCGGCTACCTCCACCCACGCACCCGCACACCCGTGTGGGGGATCATCTTCATCTGGGCCGTATCGGTGTTGCTCATCCTGCTCGGAGTCCGCAACCCCGACCTGATATACGTGCACCTCTCCTTGCAGCTCGTGCTGGCCTGGCTGGTGTCGTGGTTCCTGGCCGTGGTGGGGGCCATGCTCTTCAGGTCGAGGTTCCCACAGGAGATCCAGAAACTCCCCTGGCGGCAACCCCTGTATCCGCTCCTGCCCATCGTGGGCATCGCGGGCATGGCCGTGGTGCTGTGGGGCACGTTCGTGGGGGCTCCGCAAGCCCTCCTCTGGGGCCTGGCCTGGATCGTGGGACTGTGGGTGTACTTCCGGTTGTACGTGCGCGGCCGCAAGAGCTATCGCGTGACCCCGCCCCAAGGCGGTGCGGCAGCGTGA